AGTTTAGCATTGTGACAATGACATCATCATGAAGTCATTTTCACATGGGCTTTTGTCACTGGTGCAGCCATTGCCACTGACACTGACTGCGTTCTCCAAGGTGCCATCCTATTTTCCACGAACGTGCCCATCGAGAGTTACCATGAATGCCATGAGCTATTTTCAGGATTCCCTTCTTGTGGCTCCATGTTGCCTGCTCTCACCAGTCATTGCTGGTCTATGCCAGGGTACCCTTTGCCAGGTGTTGTGAGTTGGACTGGTTTTGCTGTCAAGTGCACAGTGGGTCAGTGACAACAGCATCCTTGTCTTCTACCCCTGCCCAGTGGAAGTGCCCTGCTTAGTGCCAGGCGTAGTGTTTGGGCTTTGCCTTTGAGTCTTGAGCCTGTGTGCCCTTAGCCTTTAGCCAGCCAGTAAAGTGTGAAGTGCTGCCATTTCCCGTGGCTGGCACCCCAGTGACAGCTGTGTCCCTTTATTATCCGTCTTATAGATGGGTGAAGGTGCCAACGTCTGGAATGCTGCAGGGGTCATCCTGGACATCAACTCAGGTGTGTAAGAATGACAGATATGTACCTGGCTGCCAGCTCACTTTGGAATGCCACTCAGTGAAATTTGATGTCAGCCTTGTCTTGCTCAGTTGTCAGGTCAGTGTGTGCCACTCCTGACCTGCTGTGACTTTTCACTCTGAGCAAATGATGCCAGTGTGTGCCATTCTTGAGTCACTGTGACTTAAGACATCATGTGAGTGTGGCCCAGCTCCTTGTATGCCACTCATACCCAGTCTCAGTTTGAGTGATGCTCAGTCAGCCACTGGCTCAGTGCGTGCCACCTGGCACCCAGGGTGGCTTGTGAAGCATATGACCAGATTAAGGCAGGGCGACGGAGGAGGCACCAGAGGTGGCATGAGGGCATGAGCTCAGATGACATGGCAGAGACTGTAAGAACGATGCCTTCTGTTGACAGGCTCCTGGGCGGACCGCTCACCTCTGCATGAAGCTGCCAGTCAGGGGCGCCTGCTGTCCCTCAAGACGCTGCTCTCTCAGGTAAGAGACTGGCATTTCACGTCTTGCAAATTTTGTACAAAATGGTCTCCTTGCTCTGCTCCAAACAGCTGTATCCAGCTGGCACCCAGTGTGGGCCAAGACCCCTGCTCAGTCCTGTTGTAGTGCCCCCTCGCTGGGGGTCTCTTTTCAATTTTCTCTTGTTGTTCTTGTTGAAGGGCTACTCCGTGAACATCCTGACAATCGACCATGTCACCCCTCTGCACGAAGCCTGCCTGGGAGGCCATGTTGCGTGTGCTCGTGCCCTGCTGGAGGCTGGTGCCAATGTAAGTGGGCATGTTCTGTTTTGCCAAGGAGTTCTGCCTAAGGGCAGGTTGGCACAAATGGCACAGGACACACCCATGAACTTACTTTCCTCCACAGGTGAATGCTGGCACAATCGATGGCATAACCCCGCTCTTCAACGCCTGTTCTCAGGGAAGTGCCGCTTGTGTCGAGCTGCTCCTGGACTACGGTGCCAGTGTACTGTGTGACATGTGCCAGCCTTCACCGCTACATGAGGCCACTAGGAAGGGTGAGTTCTGCCAGCGTTGAGGTCACCGGGGTGAGTGTGAGTGAGATGTTGAGTGGGCCGTGCCGGTGTGGTGGATGGCTTGCTGGCACTGAGAAGTGGCGCGAGTGAGTGCTGTGGGGATTTTGGAATGGTGGCTGCAGGAGTGGCGGGTGAGGACACCACAAGTAATTGGGGGCATAATGCCTTTTACCGTCTCTGGTTATTGCGCCTCCCCTGGCACTGGCAGTTTCCTCCAGTTTTGCCTGGCATTGttggcctgcagggggcgcagtcactcttcctcctcctcctcctcctcctcttcctgttCCTTGCTGCTATAAGAAGGCCGAGGCTGAAAAGTCCAGAGACTACGTAATTGGGGGGGTCTCAAGGATTAAAGGAAGGGTTTAATGGAGGTAATCGGACCGATTATGGGATGTATTTCAAATTGTGTTGCAAATTGCATAGACCTGttgcagcaggcaggcaggcagcaggACATACAGAGATGGGAAGTGACATTGTGTGACATGGGGCATTAGCACACCACTGAAGAGAcaccgtcaggcagagagtgccATCAACGATCAACGGCATCTCATGAATGTGCCAGTTGCTTGGGCTTGTTCACGATGCCGACTTTCTAGGGGAACTGGTAGGGGCAAAGGTGGGTACTGGCCTGGGGTATGCCCAGTCCATGGAGCCTGGCTAGGACTTTCTGCACGGCCTGTAGAGGGAGCTCTCTCCTGTTATAAAGACCTTCAGAGCCCCTCCTGCAGCCCACCCAATGGGGGCACAACATGAGCCAAGCCCAGTGCATGGAGCAAAGTCTTAACCCCTGGCGTCAAAGGCACGGGGGTCTCATTTGAATTGCTCTGCCACTCTGTGGGTTCATTCAGGCTGACCAGACTGACCCCTCAAATCCTGGTGGGACTGTAGCCGATGTTTTCACCCCACCCTAATGCCAGCCTCTATTAGGTGACCAGTTTGTGACCCCAAACGATTAGTCACCAGCCAGTGGTGTGATGCGATccaatatatagcgcctttcacaaactaACGCTGGACTGTGAGGCTCCGCGTATCCCAGGTGGCCTTCTTTTTGACAGAGGCTGGCGCACAGGATGTGGGGGTCATAGATATGGCGCCTTTCGTGCTTCTTCTTCAGTCCTCTTTGCATTTTGTCTTCCAGGGAAGACGGACTGCGTGGATGCCCTGCTGTCGTGGGGCGCAGATGCCGACCTCGAGATTCCTCACTTGGGGACGCCGCTCTACCTGGCCTGCGTCTTCCAGCACCTGCACTGTGCCAGCAAGCTACTTGATGGAGGTGAGAGCTGAAATGGAGGTGAGTGGGCACGCTGTACCTGTGGGTGTGCCAGGACGAACGAGTGAATGCTGGGCACGTCTGGATGTCCACGGTGTGACCCTTAACTCCGGCAGTGCCAAGAAGGGGACATCGGCAGGGAAGTGCGGGCCACTCTGGCTACAGGTGGGCACTTGGGTCCTTCTGTAGTTTGCAGGGCACGGATGCCACGCCACAGGCGAATCGTCTCATTTATCGTTACCTATCTGGCCTTCCTCGTCAGACTCGGCCATCTTGTTCTAATGCTCTACATTAAAAGGAGCAGCAGACCACCGTGGCACCCCAGTGTGCCGCTGCACGTGCCCCCCGTCTGCCAGCGCACACTCTTTAGGCTCAAAGGGTCTGAGACTTTGACACGTAAATCTTACCGTTTCTGACAGAAGTAAAGGAGGTCCTCCTCACTCAGGTCTTGGCGGTCCGCTGGCCCCCTCAATGAGcccgctgctgctgcttctgtGCCACATGAGTCATCACACGAGTCCCCTTGCGCAGGTGGCCTGCTGTCCCTTAGTGGAGGTCCCTGTTGCTCTTCTTCGTTTGGACTTCACTCTGACGATGATGACGATGGCTCACCTGTCCCCATGTGCCTTTTGTCTTTGACAGGTGCCGACATTCAGAAGGGCCGATTCCTCGACACGCCACTTCACGCCGCGGCCCAGCACAGCAGCCTCGAGATGGCCCAACTGCTGCTGGACTTCGGGGCCGACGTCAACGCCAGAAACGTGGACCTCAAGAGGGCCGCGGAGGTGGCTGCCCCCAGCAGCGTGATGGAGGGCTTCTTGTTGATGCATGAAGGTAGGCGGCCGGCGTCGCTCGTTTGTCCGTCAGACCCTCGGCGTCCACCACCTCCGTCTGACCGTCCTCTCCTGGTTTGTCCTGCAGTGACCCCGTCCTCCCTGCTCCAGATGTGCAGACTGAAGATCCGCCAGAGCCTGGGACGGGCACGGCTGCACCTTATCCCACAGCTTCAGCTGCCCACCTCTCTGCAGAACTTCCTGCAGCACCGATAGCGAAGGACCTCTGGGTGGCACCGCCAGCTGTCTTGCCTGTGTCCTGTCACTTGAGGACTTGAGGAGCTACAGGATCGAGCGAGGTGCTGGGCACTCCATTGGCAGGCCGCGCTCCCCCCTAGTGATTGCCAGCATGCAACGGGCATACAGTGCATGTGACATCCAGAGGGCTGGCATGTGCCAAGGACCGATGGGCAAAGCAAAGCGAGGACTCACCCCACGGTCAAGACCTGAGCCCCCAGCCACCTGCTGCCCACCCACCTTCACTCCTTGCCTTGACTCGCCGGTCCGCCTAGTGGCCGCTGCCCGTCTCAGCTTGGTCTGCCTTGTGTTGTGCACAGCAGCGTGGCAGTGAATGACATTAAGGGTGTCACTGCTGGCACAGAGGGCTCTTAGGATACACGAGCTGGGGACATCAATGAGGGGCCGAGGGGATTTGtatctgtttgttttcatttgattttctgCTTCAATAAATTGTTTTCCTGACTTGTCATTAGCCGGTCACTTTTGGGATGGCCACCCTGGATGAGCGTGACGGTCACTTTCAGTAACTACTGTGATGCCACCTCTGCTTTGCTGTTTAGGCCACTGTCTTGGCATCTGCTGCTGAGAGCTGGTGCTCACAGGTGGGTCCCCAAAGCTGGAGTGGCAGGACACCATGCATGTGACACTTTATACTACGGCGATTCAATTGCTAGAGAACATTCTGGAAGTTCTGGCACTGAGAAGGCTCAGTGGGCCAGACGGGCACTAAAGCTCAACTCAGGCTGGCTCTCCTGGGCAGCATTGTCTACCCACGTGTGGGTCACGAGGAGCTCCTCGTCTTGTGGATGTCATAAAGTCAACCCGTCCATCTGCCAGTGTAGAATAGAAGTGTGCCAGGCAGACTGCCATCCCATCATAAGGCACACCAGCAGAACGTGCCAACACCTCATGGGCTGGGCTTTGAACCCAAGTCACCGGAGCACTAAGCCCAAACCAGGCCACCACCCCCAAGTCagtcattattgttatttatgatgCCAGGAGCCCTCTGGCGCAGCCCACCTGTCAAAGTGTCCTGTTATTTCAACTTCTTACTTATGTTGCccatggaaagaaaagaaagacccAACAACACTCTGCCCCTCAACTCCATAACTGCGCCAAGCTTCACGTCTAAAAGAACTGGGCTGCCCCTTCATTAGGCATGGGCAGTGCCAGTGttagcttattagtgtgccaacctgTGAGGCCGAGTCCCCATGATCTGCGCTCGAGGCGGATGCCCAATTCACCCTAATGGTGGTGCCCACCATACAGTTGTCTTTCAGGTTCTGAAGTTGAGACCCCCACGAATGACCCCCTCATCTGTCCAATGTCCCAGTCCAAGAGTGCAGCAAACGGGGACGTCTGCACAAGTGAGCCACGGTGACAAGCCTGAGCCTCCAAGACCCCTCACTGTAAGGTGCCATAGAGCCCCTTAAACCACTTCATCTGTGTGCCAACGTTCACTGCCAGGTTCTGTGCCATCTTAACACTGAGACCCATCTCAAAAGTAGACAAGTCCAGCAGGGCTCAAAAGTGTGAAAATGTGGCACTGTCAGGCCTGGCAATGCCAAGGCCAGATGGCACATTGACGGCCGAGCGCCACACGTGAGCCCTTCCCAGTTGGGACCCGCGTCCATTGCAAACAAcggcaaacaaaatgaaaacatctgtGAAAAACTGTGAAAGTGCAGGGACTCTCCAGTAGAGGGCGATGTTACTTAATGTAGgaggaaggaggacgaggcagaagagctGATGGAGTGCAAGCGGATCGCTGCCCACAACTcggaaacaatcttcattcccagagtctctctccttccttccgaaaccccttttaaatttaaacgcacacaattcccactcagactcgcctcctccatgactatcaacaagtcccaaggaaAAACTTTTGCAAAGATCTGCAGCAACCGGCACGGTGAGTGGCACgcggctttttctagggttagatctttcgactcattgattatctgtcgtctccagcaaaacaccaacTGACAACTGCGTCTgttaagaagtatttctttcttcttgatttctgaattcctctcTCACCGTTCTATTCTTACACGGCCGTATGTTAGTATCACCTTATTGTGACTCTGACGTGGCAGACCTGCCATTGTtggtttctttcttcttctttttttttttttttgtaaacatgaaGGGTggctatttacttatttttccaaaAAGGCTGCATTAGACGATTTTACAAAAATACATGCATGAAATGGTTTTTTggttaacaataaaataaaaagtaagcacATTCAAAAAACAAATAGATTTATATAATGTAATACGATATTGAAAGCTACTGAGGAGAGTGAGTATTAAAAGAGCAATACTTGTTATAATatgacaaatattaaaatataaatgcactattacattttcttaattcaaTAGGTAAACTGAATGTGCTACTTTGGATCAATAATAAAGGAGAAATTACACAATAAGCAcagtaaagtatttatctatcattatatagtgcctttcactctatctatctatctatcatatagcgcctttcactctatctatctatctatctatctatctatctatctatctatcatatagcgcctttcactctatctatctatctatttatcattatatagcgcctttcactctatctatctaactatctatctatctatcagtactTTTTAATGAGCACAAAGCCAGAAATATTGATGTTATAATGGCAAGTGTGAGGTGTTTACTGAGTAGCATGTAATGTAAAGCCTCTACAAAATCAGTCAGGAGTGGTAAAACAATCACCTAACATCCACACTCTATTAAGTAGATTCAGATATAAATGCTATAAATTATGTGtatgaacactttttaatttacataaatttCCTTAAGACACGAGTGCATCAGAACCACTAAGAGCAGACCATTCAAGCACTAAATCCAAAGTAGTGTGTTTTTCTATAACTGCAAGTCAAAAAAGTAGATGCAGTTAAGTAACTTGACTGAAAGTGAATTAAATGTACAAATGGTTCTAAAAAAATCGAATAGAAAACACAGTGATAGATATGTTAGAATGTCAGGCATCAGAAATCAAACAATTGCAAAAGATGtagtatttgaatttttttccccaaaactagAAATGAATTCAGGtaatgtaattcttttttttttttttttattattaattttattacagtccatacatagcaatcaagtttttacaaaaaaaagaattctgttaagaacagatcgatccccacccctgccATTGTTGGTTTTCTCACATGAAGGTTCTTCTTTCACAAATCCTCCCGGGCctgctgctgtccaagtcctcgGCTGGCTCTCCGTGACCTTCCACTCTCTCATCGGCAGACTGAGCGGAGCGAATCCTCCTCGTCCTCCGATGTCACTCCGGGCCCCCCACGCCGAACTCTCGGGTGGTCGGGAGGACCTGCTGCTGCACCCCAAGAGCACAACGGAGGACACTTCGGCTCACCGTGCGGTCACGAGGTGACATCATGATGCCCGTGCACGTCAGTGGGAGACCACGCCactgtgctgggtgtgtgtgtgtttgccttgcggtgggctggcgccctgtccggggtttgtttcctgccttgtgccctgtgttggctgggattggctccaggagacccccgggaccctgtagttaggatatagcgggttggatgatgggtgGATATTCATCAGATCACCAGGACAGCACTTTTTCACTTAGACCTCTTATGTCACTGAAAGATGTTGAGAAATGAGttgacgcttttgttttcagtcgactggaTTACCGTAACACACTCCcctcaggaccaccaaaaaatcgagtgcagaatggagctgctagaatcttaactgggaaaagaaaatctgagcacatcacgccagtctgagcgtcactacactggtgacctgtgccattcagaattgcCTTTCAagtcctgctgatggtttacagcgccttcaataatctgctcagtcctgtctgtcaccttacactccgaATCGtcacctcagatcttcaaatgagggtcggCTTAGAATTACGAGAGCGAAACTTAACAGAAGTGctgaggcgggcaggcgggccTCAAATCAGGAATCCGAGTTCACTGATAGAAAGTCACCAGGCTGGCACGGTGGGGCACTTTCACAAACGGCTAACAACCCGTCATTGTCACTTGGCTctctcacagcttcattttagtgtcaccctGCTGCTATTCTGTACATTTTTATCAGATCTCTGCTCTCCATTTTAACTCCCActattctcttctgttctttttccggttttctgtggggGTGATCTGCGCCCCCCAACCTGATGAGGGCACCGTgctgtccctccattgatggattgatggcccacatgaccatcatcatcatcatcaaattcttccacaggactgattgagatcattgaagTTAGGGAGAacgcccagtgggggctgggcagGTGGTCTTATGGCCTCGGACCCCTAAGTCTCGGTCAAGTTTAACGGTGAGTGAGTTCGTTGAGCTTGGTCAGCAGGTGACGGCCACAGAGCTTCGTCAACCTGAACaagtgatctgtgccaccaccgcCAGCACTGctgccacctccagtcctctgcAGTGTGTCGGGGCCCGcctgagagtgtgtgtgtgtgtgttcaccccgtGAAGGACTGTCGCCTTGACCAGGTGGTGCCCGTGgcactcctgccttgtgcccaatgactGCTGCCATGGGCACcctggagggatggatggatggcattcaTAT
This genomic window from Polypterus senegalus isolate Bchr_013 chromosome 4, ASM1683550v1, whole genome shotgun sequence contains:
- the asb5b gene encoding ankyrin repeat and SOCS box protein 5b isoform X1; the encoded protein is MAEAEEQRPFAAQLSNVYLTIFALFCFKLFVKISLAILSHYYIVKGNRKEAARIAAEFYGVTEGHSSWADRSPLHEAASQGRLLSLKTLLSQGYSVNILTIDHVTPLHEACLGGHVACARALLEAGANVNAGTIDGITPLFNACSQGSAACVELLLDYGASVLCDMCQPSPLHEATRKGKTDCVDALLSWGADADLEIPHLGTPLYLACVFQHLHCASKLLDGGADIQKGRFLDTPLHAAAQHSSLEMAQLLLDFGADVNARNVDLKRAAEVAAPSSVMEGFLLMHEVTPSSLLQMCRLKIRQSLGRARLHLIPQLQLPTSLQNFLQHR
- the asb5b gene encoding ankyrin repeat and SOCS box protein 5b isoform X2, with the translated sequence MQEPPSAQTARKRSAEWAPDSPSKRRLCWGLLTSQGSWADRSPLHEAASQGRLLSLKTLLSQGYSVNILTIDHVTPLHEACLGGHVACARALLEAGANVNAGTIDGITPLFNACSQGSAACVELLLDYGASVLCDMCQPSPLHEATRKGKTDCVDALLSWGADADLEIPHLGTPLYLACVFQHLHCASKLLDGGADIQKGRFLDTPLHAAAQHSSLEMAQLLLDFGADVNARNVDLKRAAEVAAPSSVMEGFLLMHEVTPSSLLQMCRLKIRQSLGRARLHLIPQLQLPTSLQNFLQHR